TCCAGGTCGGTGACGACTTCGGGCCGGCCGCCGAACCCGGCTGACCACCACGCCATGTCCGCTGCGCTGCGGACGACGGCCGGTTCCACCGCCGCGCAACTGCCCAGCACGCCGCCGCATACACGGGCCGGATCCAGGCCGCCGAGTGCGCTCGCCAGCACGGCGGCGAAACGCCCCTGAGGAAAGCCGCTGTTCGCTCCGGGCGCGGCGCCCCGGCCGACAACTGCACCGTCCAGGGTGGCGATGAGCGCGCGAGTGCTGGTTACGCCGGCGTCGATGCCCACGACCAGTTCGGTCACCGCGCCAACCTAACAGCGGGTTCGTTCGCGCGGCGGCCGAGCGCCACCCGTCGAGGCCGATTTTGTTTGTCGTACCGACAAAAACCAGCGTGCCGCATGACCACGAACAGCACGCGCAACGGGGTGCGGCGCACTGTTGGCGAGGGGCGGTGGACCGTGTAGCGTCCGCCACGGTCGAAGTGACGAGTTTTCGCAAGCGAAGGACCACGGTCCCGCGGGAGCGTGCACTGCAGTATGCGGGACCAGAACGAAGACCCCGCCGCCACGAAGTGTGGTGGCTGGATTGGGCCCGCAGGGGACTGAGCAAGGAGTGCACGTGGCACAGGGCACCGTGAAGTGGTTCAACAACGAGAAGGGCTACGGCTTCATCGCCGTGGACGGCGGCCAGGACGTGTTCGTCCACTACTCGGCCATCCAGTCGGACGGCTACCGTTCGCTCGACGAGGGCCAGCGGGTCGAGTTCGAGGTGGCCCAGGGCCCCAAGGGTCCGCAGGCCGACGCGGTGCGCATCGTCGGCTGAGGCCGGCCCCTCGCGTCACGAACGCCCGGTCCGCACGGACCGGGCGTTCGTCGTCCGGGCAGGTCGCGGCCGCGCCTGCGGGAATCGGCCCGCGCTCAAGAACGTTGGG
This genomic stretch from Jatrophihabitans cynanchi harbors:
- a CDS encoding cold-shock protein, translated to MAQGTVKWFNNEKGYGFIAVDGGQDVFVHYSAIQSDGYRSLDEGQRVEFEVAQGPKGPQADAVRIVG